One Actinomycetota bacterium DNA segment encodes these proteins:
- the ahbD gene encoding heme b synthase — translation MNTAAQPLRMIAWEVTGACNLKCVHCRASAVDKPLPNEFSTQEALRFIDEICEFSQPIIILTGGEPLLREDIFDIVCHGVQKGLRMVMGTNGTLITKDIARRIRESGIQRVAISLESSTPEIHDEFRRVPGSFEAALEGIEHLKEAEVDFQIAPTITKRNLNDLENILNLAVKLGAVALHIFLLVPTGRGRELAEEEIPPKDYERVLNWLYERQKKVPLHLKATCAPHYYRIIRQRARKEKEKVSFETQGLEAMTRGCLGGISFCFISHLGKVQPCGYLELDCGNVRERPFKEIWFESQIFRNLRDFRKLEGKCGICEYKRICGGCRARAYALTGDYLQEEPYCIYQPSAASQKIGGKRE, via the coding sequence ATAAATACTGCTGCGCAGCCACTGAGGATGATCGCCTGGGAGGTAACAGGTGCCTGTAACTTAAAGTGTGTTCATTGCCGAGCTTCGGCTGTGGACAAACCCCTTCCCAATGAATTTTCCACTCAGGAAGCCCTCCGGTTCATCGATGAGATATGTGAATTCAGTCAACCAATTATCATTTTGACCGGCGGAGAGCCGCTACTCAGGGAGGACATTTTTGACATTGTTTGCCATGGTGTGCAGAAGGGTTTACGCATGGTGATGGGTACAAACGGTACCCTGATCACGAAGGATATCGCCAGAAGAATAAGGGAGTCCGGCATTCAAAGGGTCGCAATAAGCTTGGAGAGTTCCACTCCTGAAATACACGATGAGTTTCGCCGAGTGCCTGGATCCTTCGAAGCTGCCCTGGAGGGGATAGAGCATCTTAAGGAAGCGGAAGTGGATTTTCAAATCGCTCCCACGATCACCAAACGTAATCTGAATGATCTTGAGAATATCTTGAATCTTGCCGTGAAGTTGGGTGCCGTAGCACTTCATATTTTTTTACTGGTTCCCACGGGCAGGGGAAGGGAATTGGCGGAAGAGGAGATTCCTCCCAAGGATTATGAAAGGGTGCTCAACTGGCTCTACGAAAGACAGAAGAAGGTACCACTACATCTCAAAGCCACCTGTGCTCCTCACTACTACCGCATCATTCGGCAGAGGGCTCGGAAGGAAAAAGAAAAGGTAAGCTTCGAGACCCAAGGTCTTGAGGCCATGACCAGAGGTTGCCTGGGTGGAATCTCCTTCTGTTTCATTTCTCACCTGGGTAAAGTTCAGCCCTGCGGTTACCTGGAACTTGATTGTGGAAATGTTCGGGAAAGACCCTTTAAAGAAATCTGGTTTGAATCTCAAATCTTCAGGAATTTAAGGGATTTTCGGAAGCTCGAAGGGAAGTGTGGAATTTGCGAGTATAAGAGGATTTGTGGTGGATGCAGGGCCAGGGCTTATGCTTTAACCGGTGATTATCTGCAGGAGGAACCCTATTGCATTTACCAGCCTTCGGCTGCGAGTCAAAAGATTGGCGGAAAACGGGAGTAA
- the hemB gene encoding porphobilinogen synthase codes for MYFPTYRPRRLRRFENFRRLIRETKISVDDLIYPLFVVHGKGIKREILSMPGNFHWSIDRLKDEVREIEELGTPGIILFGIPKKKDEVASEAYAEDGIIQQSVRAIKEVTSDLLVITDVCLCEYTSHGHCGMVKDGEIVNDLTLELLAKTALSHVEAGADMVAPSDMMDGRVSAIRNTLDENGYENVPIMSYAAKYASSFYGPFREAVESAPQFGDRRSYQMDPPNALEALREVMLDIEEGADIVMVKPALAYLDIIYRVKQEFNYPVAAYNVSGEYSMVKAAAMKGWVDEKRIVMEILTGIKRAGADIILTYHAKDVARWLK; via the coding sequence ATGTATTTCCCAACTTATCGTCCCAGACGCTTAAGGAGGTTTGAGAACTTCAGGCGCCTCATCAGGGAGACTAAGATAAGCGTCGATGATCTCATCTACCCCCTTTTCGTCGTTCACGGCAAGGGAATTAAAAGAGAAATTTTAAGTATGCCCGGAAATTTCCACTGGTCCATCGATAGATTGAAAGACGAGGTTAGAGAAATAGAAGAGCTGGGCACCCCCGGCATTATCCTTTTTGGGATACCCAAGAAGAAGGATGAAGTAGCTTCCGAAGCTTATGCTGAAGATGGAATTATCCAGCAGTCGGTGCGAGCCATCAAAGAAGTTACATCAGATCTTCTGGTCATAACCGATGTTTGTCTTTGCGAATATACAAGCCATGGACACTGTGGAATGGTAAAAGATGGGGAAATCGTGAATGATTTAACTTTAGAGTTGCTAGCCAAGACCGCTTTATCCCATGTGGAAGCGGGTGCGGATATGGTTGCCCCCTCGGATATGATGGACGGACGCGTATCCGCCATTAGAAATACATTGGATGAAAATGGCTACGAAAATGTACCCATTATGTCCTATGCTGCGAAATATGCATCGAGTTTTTATGGTCCCTTCCGAGAGGCGGTGGAGTCCGCTCCTCAATTTGGTGATCGAAGATCCTACCAGATGGATCCACCCAATGCCTTGGAAGCGCTTCGCGAGGTCATGCTGGATATCGAAGAAGGTGCTGATATCGTGATGGTTAAACCCGCCCTCGCGTATTTGGATATAATCTATAGAGTCAAACAGGAGTTCAATTATCCAGTGGCGGCTTATAATGTAAGTGGGGAGTATTCCATGGTCAAAGCCGCTGCCATGAAGGGTTGGGTGGACGAGAAGAGGATTGTCATGGAGATACTCACAGGGATCAAGAGAGCCGGCGCCGATATAATTTTGACTTACCATGCGAAGGATGTAGCCAGGTGGCTAAAATAA
- a CDS encoding Flp family type IVb pilin, translated as MLIRLFTLLRKDRGATAVEYGIMVALIAVVIIATVALLRNQLVAVFDRVVAALSGV; from the coding sequence ATGCTAATCCGACTGTTCACACTCCTCAGAAAAGATCGTGGCGCTACCGCAGTAGAGTATGGAATAATGGTCGCCTTAATTGCCGTCGTAATCATCGCCACCGTAGCCCTTCTGAGAAATCAACTTGTGGCGGTGTTTGATAGAGTCGTTGCAGCACTATCCGGCGTATAA
- a CDS encoding TadE/TadG family type IV pilus assembly protein: MIRWKILEEKGTSSVEFALILPILILILFSILEFGIAYNNYLAITHAAREGARLAAVGKYSEEVVRERAYLVNPTSITINYPNGNRHGEPVEVVVRYDFPLDIPLWG, encoded by the coding sequence ATGATAAGATGGAAAATTCTAGAAGAAAAGGGTACAAGTTCCGTTGAATTTGCATTGATACTTCCAATTCTCATACTCATTCTTTTCAGCATTCTGGAATTTGGAATAGCTTACAATAACTACCTTGCGATCACCCACGCGGCGAGGGAGGGAGCGAGACTCGCCGCCGTTGGAAAATATAGCGAAGAAGTGGTAAGGGAAAGGGCGTATCTCGTGAATCCCACATCCATAACCATCAACTACCCCAACGGAAACAGACACGGTGAACCAGTGGAAGTCGTGGTCAGGTACGATTTCCCACTGGATATACCCTTGTGGGGATAG
- a CDS encoding Tad domain-containing protein, with translation MKHIFNLNEKGAVTILVASTLAALITVAALVVDLGLLYQERRQLQTAVDAAALAAAIDLAEGKDAEQAEVSAERYIIENTNVFPEQITIDYPEANRVRVICTTSRDLLLAKVFGVKNALVKATATAAYDVASSVSNLVPIIVPMQSVTTHIGPENEVQFELGEDRPVESFSKTATMDKNTIKYTISYINTTHKLVDITIEDPIPKGATYVKGSVC, from the coding sequence ATGAAGCACATATTCAATTTGAATGAAAAAGGAGCAGTAACCATATTGGTGGCCTCTACCTTAGCTGCGCTCATCACGGTTGCTGCCCTCGTTGTGGACCTGGGGCTCTTATATCAAGAGCGGAGGCAGCTTCAAACGGCCGTCGATGCGGCAGCTCTAGCAGCAGCCATTGACTTGGCGGAGGGAAAAGATGCAGAACAAGCCGAGGTTTCAGCGGAAAGGTACATCATTGAAAACACCAATGTATTTCCGGAGCAAATAACCATCGATTATCCTGAAGCCAATCGGGTCAGGGTGATCTGTACCACCTCTAGAGACCTCTTGTTGGCAAAGGTTTTTGGGGTTAAAAATGCCCTCGTTAAAGCCACGGCGACAGCCGCCTATGATGTTGCCTCCAGTGTCAGCAACCTGGTTCCAATCATCGTTCCCATGCAATCGGTGACCACCCACATCGGACCGGAAAATGAAGTTCAATTTGAATTGGGAGAGGACAGACCGGTGGAATCATTCTCCAAAACCGCCACTATGGACAAAAATACCATAAAATACACCATTTCTTACATCAACACCACCCATAAATTGGTGGATATCACCATCGAGGATCCCATTCCAAAGGGCGCTACTTATGTAAAAGGCAGTGTTTGTTAG